Proteins from one Mauremys mutica isolate MM-2020 ecotype Southern chromosome 14, ASM2049712v1, whole genome shotgun sequence genomic window:
- the ESRP2 gene encoding epithelial splicing regulatory protein 2 isoform X5, translated as MADYIGLETDETEEDFGVWQVKTMVAIIFSMLSETCITDCRFTDPETVKYKYETGPCSKSEAVDSETVIRARGLPWQSSDQDIARFFKGLNIAKGGVALCLNAQGRRNGEALVRFVNPEQRDLALERHKHHMGSRYIEVYKATGEEFLKIAGGTSNEVAQFLSKENQVIIRMRGLPFTATLEDVLGFLGPECPVTGGKEGLLFVKYPDGRPTGDAFVLFSCEEYAQNALKKHKEILGKRYIELFRSTAAEVQQVLNRYLSTPLIPTLPTPIIPVIPPPYTIAAGSIRDCVRLRGLPYTAGIDDILEFMGDATADIKPHGVHMVLNQQGRPSGDAFIQMKSSDRAFLVAQKCHKKMMKDRYVEVFQCSGEEMNFVLMGGTLNRSGLSPPPCKLPCLSPPAYAAFQTAAAVIPAEAALYQPQALLSTTRTPQASAAAPPTVTYYPAQAAQLYMNYTAYYPSPPVSPTTVGYIAAPPAAVAAAASATHTPMLPQPGALVRMQGLPYNTGMKEILSFFQGYQLHTDSILVLYNFSGQPSGEALVTFPSLDLAKKAVAEKNGRLLGSRYIELYLV; from the exons ATGGCAGACT ATATAGGCTTAGAGACAGATGAAACAGAGGAGGACTTTGGTGTATGGCAAGTGAAAACCATGGTGGCTATTATTTTCAGCATGCTTTCTGAAACCTGCA TTACAGATTGCAGATTTACTGACCCTGAAACTGTGAAATACAAGTATGAAACAGGTCCCTG TAGTAAATCTGAAGCAGTAGACAGCGAAACAGTAATACGTGCTAGAGGTTTGCCTTGGCAGTCTTCAGATCAAGATATTGCCCGTTTTTTCAAAGGACTCAATATTGCCAA AGGCGGTGTTGCCCTTTGCCTGAATGCTCAAGGAAGGCGAAATGGGGAAGCCCTAGTGCGATTTGTCAACCCTGAACAGAGAGATTTGGCATTGGAAAGACATAAGCATCACATGGGTAGCAGATACATTGAG GTTTACAAAGCAACTGGAGAAGAATTTTTAAAGATTGCTGGAG GCACCTCCAATGAAGTAGCCCAGTTCTTGTCCAAGGAGAATCAAGTCATCATCCGGATGAGGGGCCTTCCTTTCACAGCCACTCTGGAGGATGTCTTGGGGTTCTTGGGGCCTGAGTGTCCAGTCACAGGAGGGAAAGAGGGACTTCTCTTTGTCAAGTACCCAGATGGAAGACCCACGGGAGATGCGTTTGTGTTGTTTTCCTGTGAAGAATATGCACAGAATGCACTTAAAAAGCACAAGGAGATCCTTGGGAAACGTTACATTGAACTCTTCAGGAGCACAGCAGCAGAAGTCCAGCAG GTGCTTAACAGATACTTGTCAACACCTCTCATCCCCACTCTTCCAACTCCCATCATTCCTGTCATCCCCCCGCCTTACACCATTGCTGCTGGCAGCATCCGCGACTGTGTCCGGCTCCGGGGCCTTCCTTACACAGCTGGCATTGATGACATCCTGGAATTCATGGGAGACGCGACAGCAGATATCAAACCACATGGAGTCCACATGGTCCTTAATCAACAG GGACGACCATCAGGTGATGCTTTTATCCAAATGAAATCTTCTGATAGAGCCTTTTTGGTGGCCCAGAAGTGTCACAAGAAAATGATGAAGGACCGCTACGTGGAAGTGTTCCAGTGTTCAGGAGAGGAGATGAACTTTGTTTTAATGGGTGGCACTTTAAATCGTAGTGGCTTATCCCCACCGCCATGTAAGTTACCAT GTCTTTCTCCACCAGCGTATGCTGCTTTCCAAACAGCCGCAGCAGTGATCCCAGCAGAAGCAGCACTTTACCAGCCACAAGCCCTGTTATCCACAACCAGGACTCCCCAggcttctgctgctgcccctccaaCTGTTACCTACTACCCGGCTCAGGCTGCTCAGCTTTACATGAACTACACAGCTTACTATCCCAG TCCTCCAGTGTCGCCTACCACGGTGGGGTATATTGCAGCTCCTCCTGCAGCGGTAGCAGCTGCTGCCTCAGCCACACACACTCCAatgctgccccagcctggagctttAGTTCGTATGCAGGGCTTGCCTTATAACACAGGAATGAAGGAAATTCTCAGTTTCTTCCAGGGATACCAG